The proteins below are encoded in one region of Thermosulfurimonas marina:
- the rplV gene encoding 50S ribosomal protein L22 — protein sequence MEARATARYVRISPYKARPVIDLIRGKPVQEALQILEFTPKKAARIIKKVLESAIANAEHNYNMDPDRLYVKRAYVDEGPRWKRIWPRAWGRASRILKRTSHITVVVEEKS from the coding sequence ATGGAGGCGAGGGCCACGGCCAGATACGTGCGGATTTCGCCCTACAAGGCGCGGCCGGTGATCGATCTCATTCGGGGAAAGCCGGTGCAGGAGGCCTTACAGATCCTGGAATTTACTCCCAAAAAGGCGGCGCGCATCATCAAAAAGGTGCTCGAGAGCGCCATTGCCAACGCGGAGCACAACTACAACATGGATCCGGATCGACTTTATGTGAAGCGGGCCTATGTGGATGAGGGGCCCCGTTGGAAGAGGATCTGGCCGCGGGCCTGGGGAAGAGCCAGCCGGATCCTCAAGCGTACCAGCCACATCACGGTGGTGGTGGAGGAAAAGTCTTAA
- the rpsQ gene encoding 30S ribosomal protein S17, with product MGRRKEYIGTVVSNKMDKTVVVVVERLVQHPLYKKYIRRRKKFMAHDERNECEIGDRVLIEETRPLSRHKRWRVKKILERAPKLEVVAEETSSGEVS from the coding sequence ATGGGCAGGAGAAAGGAATACATCGGCACGGTGGTGAGCAACAAGATGGACAAAACGGTGGTCGTGGTGGTGGAGCGCCTGGTGCAGCATCCGCTTTATAAGAAATACATCCGGCGGCGCAAGAAGTTCATGGCCCATGACGAGCGCAACGAATGCGAGATCGGGGACCGGGTCCTGATTGAGGAGACCCGTCCCCTTTCCCGGCACAAGCGCTGGCGGGTGAAAAAGATCCTGGAGAGGGCTCCCAAGCTTGAGGTGGTGGCCGAGGAAACCTCCTCGGGGGAGGTTAGCTAG
- a CDS encoding type Z 30S ribosomal protein S14, translated as MPRKAQLFKKPKFRVRHRNRCSVCGRPRGYIRRFGLCRMCFRKLASEGKIPGVRKASW; from the coding sequence ATGCCGCGGAAAGCGCAACTTTTCAAAAAGCCCAAGTTCAGGGTGCGCCATCGGAACCGTTGTTCCGTCTGTGGAAGGCCGCGGGGCTATATCCGGCGTTTCGGACTCTGCCGGATGTGTTTCCGGAAGCTGGCCTCGGAGGGAAAGATCCCCGGGGTCAGGAAAGCCAGCTGGTAG
- the rpmD gene encoding 50S ribosomal protein L30 — MGRKLKITLVRSKYGWSKKQRATIAGLGLRKIGHTVVRPDNPCIRGMVEKVKHLVRVEEIDE, encoded by the coding sequence ATGGGCAGAAAGCTTAAGATCACTCTGGTAAGAAGCAAATACGGCTGGTCCAAGAAGCAGCGGGCTACCATCGCGGGACTGGGCCTGCGCAAGATCGGGCACACAGTGGTGCGCCCGGACAATCCTTGCATCCGAGGGATGGTGGAGAAGGTCAAACACCTGGTAAGGGTGGAGGAAATCGATGAGTGA
- the rpsS gene encoding 30S ribosomal protein S19: MPRSKKKGPFVDEHLLKKVLKAKETGDKKPIKTWSRRSTIVPEMVGLTFAVHNGHKFIPVYVTENMVGHKLGEFAPTRTYRGHAGDKGKVKGKKK; this comes from the coding sequence ATGCCCAGATCCAAGAAGAAAGGACCCTTTGTAGATGAGCACCTCCTGAAAAAGGTGCTCAAGGCCAAGGAGACCGGAGATAAAAAACCCATCAAGACTTGGAGCCGGCGCTCTACAATTGTGCCGGAGATGGTGGGGCTTACCTTTGCCGTGCACAATGGACATAAGTTCATTCCGGTCTATGTGACCGAGAACATGGTGGGCCACAAGTTGGGAGAGTTTGCCCCCACCCGGACCTATCGGGGGCACGCCGGAGACAAGGGCAAGGTTAAGGGCAAGAAAAAGTAG
- the map gene encoding type I methionyl aminopeptidase, which produces MLVRRVGRSTSPKIKIKAPWEIELLRRANAIVMEVLLRLAEEAKPGVSTWDLEVLAESLCRRRGGRPAFKGYRGYPYALCISVNEEIIHGMPREDKVLQEGDLVSFDFGVEYEGYIGDAALTVGVGQVSELAERLMKVTEEALYRGIEKARVGNRVGDISAAIQQHVEAHGFSVVRDFVGHGVGRSLHEPPEVPNFGRPGKGPRLQAGMVLAIEPMVVSGSPRVKVLEDGWTAVAEDGGLAAHFEHSVAITARGPEILSRL; this is translated from the coding sequence ATTTTAGTGCGTAGAGTAGGCCGTTCGACTTCGCCGAAAATAAAAATCAAGGCCCCCTGGGAGATAGAGCTTCTCAGGCGGGCCAATGCTATTGTTATGGAGGTACTTTTGCGTTTGGCCGAGGAGGCTAAGCCCGGGGTCTCCACCTGGGACCTGGAGGTGCTGGCCGAAAGCCTCTGCCGGCGACGCGGGGGCCGGCCGGCCTTCAAGGGCTATAGGGGGTACCCCTACGCCCTCTGTATCTCGGTGAATGAGGAGATCATTCACGGGATGCCTCGGGAGGACAAGGTCCTCCAGGAAGGGGACCTGGTGAGTTTTGATTTCGGGGTGGAATACGAAGGTTACATCGGAGATGCGGCGTTGACCGTAGGGGTGGGGCAGGTCTCGGAGCTTGCCGAAAGACTGATGAAGGTCACGGAGGAAGCCCTTTATCGGGGGATTGAAAAGGCCCGGGTGGGAAACCGGGTGGGGGACATCTCCGCGGCCATTCAGCAACACGTAGAGGCCCACGGCTTTTCTGTGGTGCGGGACTTTGTGGGGCACGGGGTGGGGCGGAGTTTACACGAGCCCCCGGAGGTGCCCAATTTCGGGCGTCCGGGCAAGGGGCCGCGCCTTCAGGCAGGGATGGTGTTGGCCATAGAGCCCATGGTGGTTTCCGGGAGTCCCCGGGTGAAGGTCCTAGAGGACGGCTGGACGGCGGTAGCGGAAGATGGAGGACTGGCGGCCCACTTTGAACACTCGGTAGCCATTACGGCGCGGGGGCCAGAGATTCTTTCGAGGCTGTAG
- the rplE gene encoding 50S ribosomal protein L5 — MAWLKEYYQETVVPKLKEKFGYRNPFEVPRLEKICVNMGLGAATQEPKLIDEALKELAIITGQKPKVCRARKSIAAFKLRAGMPIGVMVTLRKDRMYDFLARLIHVALPRVRDFRGLPPRGFDGRGNYTIGLEDHTIFPELDPNEVGRVKGMNITIVTSAETDEEAYELLKLLGVPFRR, encoded by the coding sequence ATGGCCTGGCTCAAGGAATACTATCAGGAGACGGTGGTGCCCAAACTCAAAGAGAAATTCGGTTATCGGAATCCCTTTGAAGTGCCGCGCCTGGAGAAGATCTGTGTGAACATGGGTCTGGGGGCGGCCACCCAGGAGCCTAAGTTGATTGACGAGGCTTTGAAGGAGCTGGCCATCATCACCGGACAGAAGCCCAAGGTCTGCCGGGCCCGCAAATCCATTGCGGCCTTTAAATTGCGGGCCGGGATGCCCATCGGGGTGATGGTTACCCTGCGCAAGGACCGCATGTACGATTTTCTGGCCCGACTGATTCATGTGGCTCTCCCCCGAGTACGGGACTTCCGGGGTCTTCCCCCTCGGGGTTTTGACGGCCGGGGTAATTACACCATAGGACTTGAGGATCACACCATCTTTCCCGAGCTCGATCCCAACGAGGTGGGACGGGTCAAGGGGATGAATATTACCATTGTGACCTCGGCGGAGACCGACGAAGAGGCCTACGAGCTTTTGAAACTCTTGGGAGTGCCTTTTAGGAGGTAG
- the secY gene encoding preprotein translocase subunit SecY, with the protein MLRASGVESLANIPELRRRIFFLLAALAIYRIAVHIPTPGINAEALVALFNRAGGTIFGFIDMFSGGALRRLSVCALGVMPYISASIILELLTVVYPSLKELRKEGPEGRRKMAYYTRYLTVAICLIQGFGIAVGLERMTAPNGDPVVMFPGWGFRFLTMLTLTTGSMFLVWLGEQITEHGIGNGISILIFAGIVARLPSALINTFRFVKTGELSGAVLLFILVLVVAVFAFTCFMEMAQRRIPVHYARRMVGRQMVGGQSTYLPIKVNTAGVIPPIFASSVLMFPATISTFVPLAFFQTLSTYLRPGHWLYEILYVILIIFFCYFYTAIIFDPKDVAENLKKWGGFIPGIRPGRATEEFLDRVLNRVTLIGALYVAAICVLPTLLIVKFNVPFYFGGTALLIVVGVAMDTMAQLEAHLLTRRYDSLVREGRLRRRR; encoded by the coding sequence ATGCTGCGCGCCTCAGGGGTAGAGAGCCTGGCCAATATTCCGGAGCTTAGGCGCCGGATTTTCTTTTTGCTAGCGGCGCTGGCCATCTACCGGATCGCGGTCCACATTCCCACCCCGGGGATCAATGCCGAGGCCCTGGTGGCCCTTTTCAACCGGGCCGGGGGGACCATTTTCGGTTTTATTGACATGTTCTCCGGAGGGGCCCTGCGGCGCCTTTCGGTCTGTGCCCTGGGGGTGATGCCCTACATTAGTGCCTCCATTATCCTGGAGCTCCTTACCGTGGTCTATCCCTCGCTCAAGGAGTTACGGAAGGAGGGCCCGGAAGGGCGGCGCAAGATGGCTTACTACACCCGTTATCTCACGGTGGCCATCTGCCTTATCCAGGGTTTCGGGATTGCGGTGGGCCTGGAGAGGATGACCGCGCCCAACGGCGATCCCGTGGTCATGTTTCCGGGGTGGGGCTTTCGCTTCCTTACCATGCTCACCCTGACCACCGGGTCCATGTTTCTGGTATGGCTGGGAGAGCAAATTACGGAGCACGGGATCGGAAACGGGATTTCTATTCTCATCTTTGCGGGAATCGTGGCCCGACTCCCCTCGGCCCTCATCAACACCTTCCGCTTTGTAAAGACCGGGGAGCTTTCCGGGGCGGTGCTTCTTTTTATTCTGGTTCTGGTGGTGGCGGTCTTCGCCTTTACCTGTTTCATGGAGATGGCCCAGCGGCGCATCCCGGTGCATTACGCCCGGCGTATGGTGGGCCGCCAGATGGTGGGCGGCCAGAGCACCTATCTGCCCATCAAGGTGAACACCGCCGGGGTGATTCCACCCATCTTCGCCTCTTCGGTCCTCATGTTCCCGGCCACCATTTCCACCTTTGTGCCCTTGGCCTTCTTCCAGACCCTTTCCACCTATCTGCGTCCGGGGCACTGGCTTTACGAGATCCTTTATGTGATTTTGATCATTTTTTTCTGCTACTTCTATACGGCCATTATCTTCGATCCCAAGGATGTGGCGGAGAACCTCAAAAAATGGGGGGGTTTTATCCCGGGGATTCGGCCGGGCCGGGCCACGGAGGAGTTTCTGGACCGGGTCCTCAACCGAGTGACCCTGATCGGAGCCCTTTATGTGGCGGCCATTTGTGTGCTGCCCACGCTGCTCATTGTAAAATTCAACGTGCCCTTTTATTTCGGGGGTACAGCCCTTTTGATCGTAGTTGGGGTGGCCATGGACACCATGGCCCAACTGGAGGCCCATCTCCTTACCAGGCGTTACGACAGTCTGGTGCGGGAGGGGCGTCTTAGGCGTCGGCGTTAA
- the rplX gene encoding 50S ribosomal protein L24 — protein sequence MFFKRAKRKLPKPHEAKCHIRKGDKVVVIAGRDRGKIGKVLQVFPRRQRAIVEGVNIVKRHLRPTPYSEGGIVEKPAPIHVSNLMLFCPKCNRGVRIGRKFLEDGTKVRVCKKCGEIIEAEE from the coding sequence ATGTTCTTTAAGAGGGCCAAGAGAAAACTCCCCAAGCCCCACGAGGCCAAGTGCCATATCCGCAAAGGGGACAAGGTGGTGGTGATTGCCGGCAGAGACCGGGGCAAGATCGGCAAGGTCCTGCAGGTCTTTCCCCGCCGGCAGCGGGCCATCGTGGAGGGGGTGAATATTGTCAAGAGGCACCTGCGTCCCACCCCTTATAGCGAAGGGGGTATTGTGGAAAAGCCCGCCCCCATCCACGTGTCCAATCTCATGCTCTTCTGTCCCAAGTGTAACCGGGGTGTGCGTATCGGACGCAAGTTTTTGGAAGATGGGACCAAGGTCCGCGTTTGCAAAAAGTGCGGTGAGATCATAGAGGCTGAGGAGTAG
- a CDS encoding adenylate kinase, whose amino-acid sequence MNIVFLGPPGAGKGTQAKRITERYGIPQISTGDMFREHLSKGTELGKKAKEYMEKGQLVPDEIVLSMVEERLKQPDCEKGFILDGFPRTVPQAEALDEMLARWGKKIDYAIAIEVPDEELVKRLTGRRTCKNCGMMYHVIFKPPKVEGKCDACGGELYQRPDDNEETVRNRLKVYHESTAPLLDYYEKKGVLHRVDGLGSIDEIFERIVKILG is encoded by the coding sequence ATGAACATCGTCTTTTTAGGACCGCCAGGGGCAGGCAAGGGGACGCAGGCCAAGCGCATTACCGAAAGGTACGGCATTCCCCAGATTTCTACGGGGGACATGTTTCGGGAGCACCTTTCCAAGGGCACGGAGCTGGGCAAGAAGGCCAAAGAGTATATGGAAAAGGGGCAACTGGTGCCAGACGAGATTGTGCTCTCCATGGTGGAGGAGCGCCTCAAGCAGCCCGATTGTGAGAAGGGTTTTATTCTCGACGGTTTTCCGCGGACGGTGCCCCAGGCCGAGGCCCTAGACGAGATGCTTGCCCGTTGGGGAAAGAAGATCGATTATGCCATCGCCATCGAGGTCCCGGACGAGGAGTTGGTCAAGCGGCTTACCGGACGGCGCACTTGCAAAAACTGCGGCATGATGTATCATGTGATTTTCAAGCCCCCCAAGGTGGAGGGCAAGTGCGACGCCTGTGGAGGCGAGCTTTATCAGCGCCCGGACGACAACGAGGAGACGGTACGCAACCGCCTCAAGGTATATCATGAGTCTACAGCTCCCCTGCTGGACTACTATGAGAAGAAGGGCGTCCTTCATCGGGTGGACGGCCTGGGGAGCATAGACGAGATTTTTGAGCGGATCGTAAAGATCCTGGGGTAG
- the rplP gene encoding 50S ribosomal protein L16, with the protein MLLQPRKVKHRKMQKGRVRGKATRGCAVEFGEFGLKALEGGWLTSQQIEAGRVAIVRCARKGAKIWIRVFPDKPITKKPAETRMGKGKGSVEGWVAVIKPGRIIYEIEGVPEEVAREALRLAADKLPFKCKIVSREDRL; encoded by the coding sequence ATGCTTTTGCAGCCGCGAAAGGTCAAACACCGGAAGATGCAGAAGGGCCGGGTGCGGGGTAAGGCCACCCGGGGTTGTGCGGTGGAGTTCGGGGAGTTTGGGCTCAAGGCCCTGGAGGGCGGGTGGCTTACTTCCCAGCAGATTGAGGCCGGGCGAGTGGCCATCGTCCGGTGCGCCCGCAAAGGGGCCAAGATCTGGATCCGGGTCTTCCCGGACAAGCCCATAACCAAGAAGCCGGCCGAGACCCGTATGGGTAAGGGAAAGGGTTCGGTGGAAGGCTGGGTGGCGGTGATAAAACCGGGACGGATCATTTACGAGATCGAGGGGGTGCCGGAGGAGGTGGCGCGCGAGGCCCTGAGGCTTGCGGCGGACAAGTTGCCCTTTAAGTGCAAAATCGTCTCCCGGGAGGACCGGCTATGA
- the rplN gene encoding 50S ribosomal protein L14, producing the protein MIQQETMLNVADNSGAKRIMCIRVLGGSGRRYARIGDVIVASVKEALPNSKVKEGDVVRAVVVRTRKEQPRPDGTTIRFEENAAVLINQYGEPIGTRIFGPVGRELRARNFMKIISLAPEVL; encoded by the coding sequence ATGATTCAGCAGGAGACCATGCTCAATGTGGCTGACAATTCCGGGGCCAAGCGGATCATGTGCATCCGGGTGCTGGGAGGTTCGGGAAGGCGCTATGCCCGGATCGGGGACGTGATCGTGGCCTCGGTGAAGGAGGCCCTTCCCAACTCCAAGGTCAAGGAAGGAGACGTGGTGCGGGCGGTGGTGGTGCGTACCCGGAAGGAGCAGCCCCGCCCGGACGGCACCACCATCCGTTTTGAAGAGAATGCGGCGGTGCTCATCAACCAGTACGGAGAGCCCATTGGGACGCGAATCTTCGGCCCGGTGGGCCGGGAGCTACGGGCCAGGAATTTCATGAAGATCATTTCACTGGCGCCGGAAGTCCTTTAA
- the rpsC gene encoding 30S ribosomal protein S3 yields MGQKVNPIGLRIGITRTWDSRWFGKGKEFAEAVKEDYEIRRHIKERLKHAGIPRIEIERAPGRVRIIIHAARPGIVIGKKGAEIERLKQELSRIVGQKEIAIDIQEVRRPELEAQLVAENIAVQLERRVSFRRAMKRAVALALRFGAQGIRVQCKGRLGGAEIARKEWYREGRVPLHTLRADIDYGFAEALTKYGVIGVKVWIFKGEVLPEKGGAEALTI; encoded by the coding sequence TTGGGTCAGAAGGTAAATCCCATAGGGCTTAGGATCGGGATCACCCGTACCTGGGATTCCCGCTGGTTTGGCAAGGGTAAAGAGTTTGCGGAGGCGGTTAAGGAAGACTATGAGATCCGCCGCCACATCAAAGAGCGGCTGAAGCACGCGGGGATCCCCCGCATAGAGATCGAAAGGGCCCCGGGGCGGGTGCGGATCATCATTCACGCCGCCCGGCCGGGGATCGTCATCGGGAAGAAAGGGGCGGAGATCGAGCGCTTGAAACAGGAACTTTCCCGGATCGTGGGGCAGAAAGAGATTGCCATCGACATTCAGGAGGTGCGGCGGCCGGAGCTTGAGGCCCAGCTGGTGGCGGAAAATATTGCCGTACAGCTTGAGCGTCGGGTGAGTTTCCGGCGGGCCATGAAACGCGCCGTGGCCCTGGCCCTGCGTTTCGGGGCCCAGGGAATTCGGGTACAATGTAAAGGCCGTCTGGGAGGAGCGGAGATCGCCCGCAAGGAGTGGTACCGGGAGGGGCGGGTGCCTCTCCACACCCTGCGGGCGGACATCGACTATGGCTTTGCCGAGGCCCTGACCAAATATGGGGTTATCGGGGTCAAGGTGTGGATCTTCAAGGGTGAGGTCCTGCCGGAAAAGGGCGGGGCCGAGGCCTTAACTATTTAA
- the infA gene encoding translation initiation factor IF-1, whose protein sequence is MPKEDHIEVEGTVVEALPNAMFRVELETGHKVLAHVSGKMRMHYIRILPGDKVVVELSPYDLTRGRIVYRGSKKDRGGRS, encoded by the coding sequence ATGCCCAAGGAGGATCATATCGAGGTCGAGGGCACGGTGGTAGAGGCCCTGCCCAACGCCATGTTTCGGGTGGAACTGGAGACCGGGCACAAGGTGTTGGCCCATGTTTCGGGTAAGATGCGCATGCACTATATCCGCATTCTTCCCGGGGATAAGGTGGTGGTGGAGCTTTCGCCTTACGATCTCACCCGGGGCAGAATTGTCTATCGGGGATCTAAAAAAGATCGAGGAGGCCGGTCATGA
- the rpsH gene encoding 30S ribosomal protein S8 codes for MMTDPIADMLARIRNALMARHKTVEIPASRMKREIARILKEEGYIEDYEWVAEGPQGKIVITLKYDEGRRPVISGLKRVSKPGRRVYAGAKKLPRVLGGLGIAIISTSQGIMTDHEARRRGVGGEILCEVW; via the coding sequence ATGATGACCGATCCCATTGCGGATATGCTGGCCCGTATTCGCAACGCGCTCATGGCCAGACACAAGACGGTGGAGATTCCGGCCTCCCGTATGAAGCGGGAGATTGCGCGCATCCTCAAGGAAGAGGGCTATATCGAGGACTATGAGTGGGTGGCCGAAGGGCCCCAGGGCAAGATCGTCATCACCTTAAAGTATGACGAGGGCCGCCGGCCGGTGATTTCCGGGCTCAAGCGGGTAAGCAAGCCCGGCCGGAGGGTCTATGCCGGAGCGAAGAAGCTTCCCCGGGTCCTGGGTGGGCTCGGGATTGCTATCATTTCTACTTCACAGGGGATCATGACCGACCACGAGGCCCGGCGTCGGGGCGTGGGCGGAGAGATCCTCTGTGAAGTCTGGTAA
- the rplF gene encoding 50S ribosomal protein L6: MATESRIGRRPVPLPKGVKVEIKDGRIVVEGPKGRLEKPLPPMVDVVIEGEAVRVKPQEVRKKLQRKAKAFQGLARSLINNMVLGVSQGFTRSLDIVGLGYRAELKGEAIEFHLGYSHPILFRLPEGIKAKVEKGSGDVQARVILEGIDKELLGETAARIRRLRPPEPYKGKGIRYTGEQIIRKAGKAGKAGKK, translated from the coding sequence ATGGCAACGGAGTCCCGCATCGGCAGAAGACCGGTGCCCCTGCCCAAGGGGGTAAAGGTGGAGATAAAGGATGGACGGATCGTGGTGGAGGGTCCCAAGGGGCGCCTGGAAAAGCCCCTTCCGCCCATGGTGGACGTAGTTATTGAGGGCGAGGCCGTGAGGGTCAAGCCCCAGGAGGTGCGCAAGAAGCTCCAGCGCAAGGCCAAGGCCTTTCAGGGGCTGGCGCGGTCCCTGATCAACAACATGGTCCTGGGGGTGAGCCAGGGATTTACCCGGTCGCTGGACATTGTGGGGCTGGGTTATCGGGCGGAGCTTAAAGGGGAGGCCATCGAGTTTCACCTGGGCTACTCTCATCCCATTCTTTTTAGACTCCCCGAGGGCATAAAGGCCAAGGTGGAAAAGGGCTCTGGAGACGTTCAGGCCCGGGTAATCCTGGAAGGGATCGACAAGGAGCTCCTGGGGGAGACCGCGGCCCGCATTCGCCGTTTGCGTCCGCCCGAGCCTTACAAGGGCAAGGGTATTCGCTATACGGGTGAGCAGATCATTCGCAAGGCGGGCAAGGCCGGAAAGGCCGGCAAGAAATAA
- the rplO gene encoding 50S ribosomal protein L15: protein MSEGLITLSNLKPFAGSKHREKRVGRGPGSGHGKTSCRGQKGQRSRSGGGVPPWFEGGQMPLIRRLPKRGFKNPFRVEYAVVNVRDLARRFSAGAVIDVEALRQAGLVKGRAVRVKLLGDGEIDFAVTVRVHAASKSAREKIERAGGSVEIVEA from the coding sequence ATGAGTGAGGGGCTGATTACCCTTTCCAATCTCAAGCCTTTTGCGGGCTCCAAGCACAGGGAAAAGCGTGTAGGTCGAGGGCCGGGCTCCGGCCACGGTAAGACCTCCTGTCGGGGACAGAAGGGGCAGCGGTCCCGCAGCGGAGGCGGGGTGCCGCCCTGGTTCGAGGGCGGGCAGATGCCCCTCATTCGGCGGCTTCCCAAGCGGGGATTTAAGAACCCCTTCCGTGTAGAGTACGCGGTGGTCAATGTGCGGGATCTCGCCCGGCGGTTTTCCGCGGGGGCGGTCATAGATGTGGAGGCCCTGCGCCAGGCCGGTCTGGTCAAGGGCCGTGCGGTGCGGGTGAAACTTCTCGGTGACGGGGAGATCGACTTTGCGGTGACCGTGCGGGTGCACGCCGCCTCGAAAAGTGCTCGGGAGAAGATCGAACGGGCCGGGGGCTCGGTGGAGATCGTCGAGGCCTAA
- the rplR gene encoding 50S ribosomal protein L18, giving the protein MLRRERLKKLERRLRRKRRVRKKVFGTPERPRLSVYRSVKHIYAQIIDDTRGHTLVAASSLSPEIRARWEELKKEGGKTAVARAVGELLGKRAVEAGIKKVVFDRGGFKYHGRVKALAEGARAAGLEF; this is encoded by the coding sequence ATGTTGCGGAGGGAAAGGCTCAAGAAGTTGGAAAGGCGCCTGCGGCGCAAGAGGCGGGTGCGCAAAAAGGTCTTCGGCACCCCGGAGCGTCCGCGGCTTTCCGTTTACCGGAGTGTGAAGCACATCTACGCCCAGATTATTGACGATACTCGGGGACATACCCTGGTGGCGGCCTCTTCCCTTTCTCCGGAGATTCGGGCGCGCTGGGAGGAGCTCAAAAAGGAAGGGGGCAAGACGGCGGTGGCGCGGGCGGTAGGAGAGCTTCTGGGTAAGCGGGCGGTGGAGGCCGGGATCAAGAAGGTGGTTTTTGACCGCGGCGGTTTCAAATATCACGGTCGGGTGAAGGCCCTGGCCGAAGGGGCCCGGGCCGCGGGCCTAGAATTTTAA
- the rpmC gene encoding 50S ribosomal protein L29 — MKARELRELSLPELKEKLRELREELFNLRFQKTIHQLENPMRIRQVKRDIARVLTVIREKELHIG, encoded by the coding sequence ATGAAGGCCCGTGAACTGCGCGAGCTCTCCCTCCCGGAGCTCAAGGAGAAGCTGCGGGAGTTGCGGGAGGAGCTTTTTAACCTCCGCTTTCAGAAGACCATTCACCAGCTGGAGAATCCCATGCGCATCCGGCAGGTGAAGCGGGACATCGCGCGGGTGCTTACGGTCATCCGGGAGAAAGAACTCCATATTGGTTAA
- the rpsE gene encoding 30S ribosomal protein S5, which produces MATAKPGEELIEKIIFINRVAKVHKGGRRFRFSAIVVVGDGQGRVGYGLGKAPEVPEAIRKALDKARRNMIQVPVINGTIPHEITVDFGAAKVLLKPGRPGTGVIAGSTIRAIMDAAGIRDVVTKCIGSTNPHNVVKATFKALESLQSPEYVAKKRGFSLEELMERMGHGQKA; this is translated from the coding sequence GTGGCCACGGCGAAGCCAGGCGAGGAACTTATCGAAAAGATTATTTTCATCAATCGGGTGGCCAAGGTCCACAAGGGGGGGCGGCGTTTCCGGTTCTCGGCCATTGTGGTGGTGGGCGACGGCCAGGGCCGGGTGGGCTACGGCCTGGGCAAGGCCCCGGAGGTGCCGGAGGCCATCCGCAAGGCCCTGGACAAGGCCCGCCGCAACATGATCCAGGTTCCGGTGATCAACGGGACCATCCCCCACGAGATCACGGTGGATTTCGGGGCGGCCAAGGTGCTCCTTAAGCCGGGTCGTCCGGGAACCGGAGTGATCGCCGGCTCCACCATCCGGGCCATTATGGATGCCGCGGGCATCCGGGACGTGGTGACCAAGTGTATCGGAAGCACCAATCCCCACAACGTAGTCAAGGCCACCTTCAAGGCCCTGGAGAGCCTCCAGAGCCCGGAATATGTGGCTAAAAAGCGGGGATTTAGTCTGGAAGAACTGATGGAGAGGATGGGCCATGGGCAGAAAGCTTAA